From one Musa acuminata AAA Group cultivar baxijiao chromosome BXJ2-6, Cavendish_Baxijiao_AAA, whole genome shotgun sequence genomic stretch:
- the LOC135614899 gene encoding ACT domain-containing protein ACR9-like, whose product MVAASEDAVVIQAAKRAGEPTIITVNCPDQTGLGCDLCRAILDFGLCITRGDISTDGQWCYLVFWVVPRPTSSNIQWPSLKNRLLSLCPSCSIPFYFDMVNRPTSSQIYLLKLFSVDHKGLLHDVTKVLCELELTIHRVKVSTTPNGRVVDFFFITDAMELLHTKMRQDDLCERLNAVLGESVNSCEIELAEGFQQGFSSLPPVVAEELFKLELSGNEVCSAILSPEMKRLKKADVNIDNSLSPSHTLLQIHCVDQKGLLYDIMRTLKDCSIQVAYGRFLSDMKGSREVDLFILQSDGKKIVDPDKQGVLCSRLKLEMLHPLRVIIVNRGPDMELFVANPVELCGKGRPRVFYDVTLALKVLGICIFSAEIGRHTAFERQWEVYRFLLDDSRELPLGGSQARGEIVDGVRRTLMGW is encoded by the exons ATGGTGGCGGCGAGCGAGGATGCTGTGGTCATCCAGGCGGCAAAGCGGGCCGGGGAACCCACCATCATCACCGTCAACTGCCCTGACCAGACCGGCCTTGGATGCGACCTCTGCCGCGCCATCCTCGACTTCGGCCTCTGCATCACCCGAGGAG ACATATCGACTGATGGGCAATGGTGCTACTTAGTGTTCTGGGTCGTACCACGTCCCACCTCCAGTAATATCCAATGGCCAAGCTTGAAGAACAGGCTATTGTCTCTCTGTCCATCTTGTTCCATTCCGTTCTACTTTGACATGGTGAATAGGCCTACGAGCTCGCAAATTTACCTTCTGAAGCTGTTCTCTGTCGACCACAAGGGATTGTTGCATG ATGTCACTAAGGTACTATGTGAGCTTGAGCTTACGATTCATCGAGTGAAAGTCTCGACAACTCCAAACGGTAGAGTTGTGGACTTTTTCTTTATTACAGATGCCAT GGAGTTATTGCACACAAAAATGAGACAGGACGATCTGTGTGAAAGGTTAAATGCAGTTCTAGGCGAGTCTGTAAATAGCTGTGAGATTGAGCTTGCTGAAGGTTTTCAGCAGGGATTTTCTTCTCTTCCACCAGTAGTTGCAGAAGAGTTATTTAAGCTGGAGCTGTCAGGCAATGAAGTATGTTCAGCGATACTTAGCCCAGAGATGAAAAGGCTGAAGAAGGCGGATGTAAACATTGACAATTCATTGAGCCCTTCCCACACATTACTTCAAATCCATTGTGTTGATCAGAAGGGCCTACTCTATGACATTATGAGGACCTTAAAGGACTGCAGTATTCAG GTGGCGTATGGGCGATTTCTGTCAGACATGAAAGGCTCACGAGAGGTAGACCTTTTCATCCTGCAAAGTGACGGGAAGAAAATCGTGGATCCTGACAAGCAGGGTGTGCTGTGTTCCCGTTTGAAACTGGAAATGCTTCATCCTTTAAGAGTGATAATTGTAAATCGTGGACCAGACATGGAACTATTTGTTGCTAATCCGGTTGAGCTGTGCGGAAAGGGGAGGCCTCGGGTCTTCTATGATGTGACACTGGCTCTGAAAGTGCTTGGAATCTGCATTTTCTCT GCTGAAATCGGCAGGCACACGGCTTTTGAAAGACAGTGGGAGGTTTACAGATTTCTGTTGGATGACAGCAGGGAGCTGCCACTGGGAGGCAGCCAGGCTAGAGGTGAGATTGTGGATGGAGTGAGGCGAACGCTGATGGGTTGGTGA
- the LOC135614900 gene encoding THO complex subunit 4A-like, producing the protein MSSALDMSLDDIIKNNKKSADGSRGRGRRSAAGPARRVWNRSANRPAPYSVGKAPDSAWQHDMYAAQMGGLPAPAARASAIETGSKLYISNLEYGVSNEDIKELFSKVGDLKRYSINYDRSGRSKGTAEVVFARRVDALAAVKRYNNVLLDGKPMKIEIIGTNIPTPAVVPHFTNGAFRSTNGSSKSTRPGRGSSGWPRRGGRGSSGGRERGKGRGGEPISAATLDVDLDKYHAEAMQTN; encoded by the exons ATGTCGAGCGCACTCGACATGTCCCTCGACGACATCATCAAGAACAACAAAAAGTCCGCTGACGGGAGCCGCGGACGGGGCCGTCGCTCGGCCGCTGGCCCCGCCCGCCGTGTTTGGAATCGATCGGCGAACCGACCCGCTCCCTACTCTGTCGGGAAG GCTCCGGACTCAGCGTGGCAGCACGACATGTACGCGGCTCAGATGGGTGGCCTGCCTGCTCCAGCGGCTAGGGCGTCCGCTATAGAGACCGGCTCAAAGCTGTATATTTCGAACTTGGAATATGGGGTCTCGAACGAGGACATTAAG GAGCTCTTTTCAAAGGTTGGTGATCTGAAGCGTTATTCAATAAATTATGATAGAAGTGGAAGATCTAAG GGAACAGCTGAAGTGGTCTTTGCTAGAAGAGTTGATGCATTAGCAGCTGTAAAGAGATACAACAATGTTCTGCTTGATGGAAAACCGATGAAGATAGAAATTATTGGGACAAATATTCCAACACCAGCTGTTGTGCCTCATTTCACTAATGGTGCCTTTAGAAGCACTAATGGCTCTTCCAAAAG CACTAGACCAGGAAGGGGTTCTTCAGGATGGCCGCGTCGTGGTGGCCGTGGGAGCAGCGGGGGCCGTGAGCGAGGTAAAGGACGTGGTGGTGAACCAATATCTGCTGCAACACTTGATGTTGATTTGGACAAGTACCATGCAGAAGCAATGCAAACCAACTGA
- the LOC135613500 gene encoding actin-depolymerizing factor 7-like isoform X1, whose translation MSGDYMLFWNPRNLSPNHVGSSSEANAASGMAVNDDCKLKFLELKAKRTYRFIMFKIDEKQKQVVVEKLGEPNSTYDDFTVSLPTNECRYAIYDFDFVTEENCQKSKIIFIAWSPDTSRVRSKMLYASSKDRFKRELDGIQVELQATDPTEMGLDVIRGRAN comes from the exons ATGTCCGGTGATTATATGCTGTTCTGGAATCCGCGAAATCTGTCTCCGAACCATGTAGGTTCGTCTTCGGAG GCAAACGCGGCATCAGGAATGGCAGTAAATGATGACTGCAAGCTGAAGTTCCTGGAGTTGAAGGCTAAGCGAACTTATCGTTTCATAATGTTTAAGATTGATGAGAAACAGAAGCAGGTCGTTGTGGAAAAGCTCGGTGAACCCAATTCAACCTATGATGATTTCACTGTCAGCCTTCCTACAAATGAATGCAGATATGCGATATATGATTTTGATTTCGTGACCGAAGAGAACTGCCAGAAAAGCAAGATCATTTTTATCGCTTG GTCACCTGATACATCAAGAGTGCGAAGCAAGATGCTTTATGCAAGCTCCAAggacaggttcaagagagaactgGATGGCATCCAGGTGGAGTTACAAGCAACCGATCCAACTGAAATGGGCCTCGATGTGATAAGAGGACGTGCCAATTGA
- the LOC135613500 gene encoding actin-depolymerizing factor 7-like isoform X2 produces MANAASGMAVNDDCKLKFLELKAKRTYRFIMFKIDEKQKQVVVEKLGEPNSTYDDFTVSLPTNECRYAIYDFDFVTEENCQKSKIIFIAWSPDTSRVRSKMLYASSKDRFKRELDGIQVELQATDPTEMGLDVIRGRAN; encoded by the exons ATG GCAAACGCGGCATCAGGAATGGCAGTAAATGATGACTGCAAGCTGAAGTTCCTGGAGTTGAAGGCTAAGCGAACTTATCGTTTCATAATGTTTAAGATTGATGAGAAACAGAAGCAGGTCGTTGTGGAAAAGCTCGGTGAACCCAATTCAACCTATGATGATTTCACTGTCAGCCTTCCTACAAATGAATGCAGATATGCGATATATGATTTTGATTTCGTGACCGAAGAGAACTGCCAGAAAAGCAAGATCATTTTTATCGCTTG GTCACCTGATACATCAAGAGTGCGAAGCAAGATGCTTTATGCAAGCTCCAAggacaggttcaagagagaactgGATGGCATCCAGGTGGAGTTACAAGCAACCGATCCAACTGAAATGGGCCTCGATGTGATAAGAGGACGTGCCAATTGA
- the LOC135614901 gene encoding organelle RRM domain-containing protein 6, chloroplastic-like: protein MALSSSSFALRRLLRVSSSASLPQWTWSPLSAYRQNSSSSSSPSPSIFPFDDDAAACNLPPLTTPKLFVSGLSRLTTDDKLKEAFSPYGQLLEAKVIADRISGRSKGFGFVRYATIEEADKARHGMNAKFLDGWVIFVDPAKPREPRPQKPAEPESSEAGLRINKTVGWCG, encoded by the exons ATGGCGCTGTCGTCTTCTTCGTTTGCGCTACGCCGCCTCCTCAGGGTTTCTTCTTCTGCCTCCCTGCCCCAGTGGACCTGGTCACCCCTTTCAGCCTACCGCCAgaactcttcctcctcctcctccccctctccatccaTCTTTCCCTTCGACGACGACGCCGCCGCCTGCAACCTTCCTCCCCTTACGACGCCCAAGTTATTCGTTAGCG GGCTTTCAAGGTTAACCACTGATGATAAGCTTAAAGAGGCATTCTCTCCATACGGGCAACTTCTTGAAG CAAAAGTCATAGCCGATAGAATCTCAGGAAGGTCGAAGGGGTTTGGCTTTGTTAGGTATGCAACGATTGAAGAGGCTGACAAGGCAAGGCATGGGATGAACGCCAAGTTTCTGGATGGAtgggttatttttgtagatccagCGAAGCCAAGAGAGCCCAGACCACAGAAGCCAGCAGAACCAGAGTCTTCTGAAGCTGGTTTAAGGATAAACAAAACGGTCGGATGGTGTGGGTGA
- the LOC103987887 gene encoding soluble inorganic pyrophosphatase 4, producing the protein MAPPLQASTKASDFQLSRSPLNERILSSMSRRSVAAHPWHDLEIGPAAPKIFNCVVEITRGSKVKYELDKKTGLIKVDRVLYSSVVYPHNYGFIPRTLCEDNDPMDVLVIMQEPVIPGCFLRAKAIGLMPMIDQGEKDDKIIAVCADDPEYKHYNDIKELPPHRLAEIRRFFEDYKKNENKEVAVNDFLPASSAYEAIQHSMDLYANYIVESLRR; encoded by the exons ATGGCTCCGCCTCTTCAAGCATCAACTAAGGCTTCTGACTTCCAACTTTCTCGTTCACCTCTCAATGAAAGAATCCTTTCATCCATGTCTCGAAGGTCTGTTGCAGCACATCCTTGGCATGATCTTGAAATAG GTCCTGCTGCCCCTAAAATTTTCAACTGT GTGGTGGAAATAACAAGGGGAAGCAAAGTGAAATATGAACTTGACAAGAAAACTGGGCTGATCAAG GTCGATCGTGTGCTTTACTCATCAGTGGTGTACCCTCATAATTATGGTTTCATCCCACGCACTCTTTGTGAAGATAATGATCCTATGGATGTGTTGGTTATAATGCAG GAACCAGTGATTCCAGGATGTTTTCTTCGAGCTAAAGCCATAGGTCTGATGCCTATGATTGATCAG GGAGAGAAAGATGACAAGATAATTGCTGTTTGTGCAGATGATCCTGAATACAAGCATTACAATGATATCAAGGAGCTCCCACCTCATCGTTTAGCAGAGATCAGGCGCTTCTTTGAAGATT ATAAGAAGAATGAAAACAAGGAAGTTGCTGTAAATGATTTCCTGCCTGCATCTTCAGCTTACGAAGCCATTCAACATTCCAT GGATCTTTATGCCAATTACATTGTCGAAAGCTTGAGGAGGTAG
- the LOC103987888 gene encoding type I inositol polyphosphate 5-phosphatase 8 encodes MIPQSSSWPKTVLRKWLNIRSGEFYSDCNKEEFAEMQRRRKSCSDKNGSEWSIMVSEDVKRPETSSVAASSSPIDNLKLFVGTWNVGGRAPHGELLLRDWLMSSPSSPDIFVIGFQEIVRLNAGNVLGAEDSGPALRWLSLIRQALNCHEPGPPPATSTVTAAGIPSLVDQKPRLSISDLLCLEDEDDEADAARSTNPYSGGEYRLAASKQMVGVFLCVWVRASLVQHVADIKVSCVGRGIMGYMGNKGSVSISMTVQRTTFCFVCTHLASGERDGDEVRRNSDVAEITKRTRFTGCSPETILEHDKIIWLGDLNYRLAATFGDTHELLQKKDWQSLLGKDQLRIEQRAGRAFAGWEEGQIRFPPTYKYLANSDVYAVKPGKPRRTPAWCDRILWRGKGMKQMWYVRGESQFSDHRPVYSLFSVQVDDEARSGDVGTTATVTAAKSSSNSSSSSSSWGRVQAEELLLFTGTQGRRLQAVRY; translated from the exons ATGATTCCCCAG TCCTCTTCTTGGCCGAAGACGGTGCTGCGGAAATGGCTCAACATAAGGAGCGGGGAGTTCTACTCCGACTGCAACA AGGAGGAGTTCGCGGAGAtgcagaggagaaggaagagctgCTCCGACAAGAACGGCAGCGAATGGTCGATAATGGTCTCCGAAGATGTCAAGCGACCCGAGACCAGTTCTGTGGCTGCGTCTTCTTCTCCCATCGATAACCTCAA GCTGTTCGTCGGGACGTGGAACGTGGGAGGGCGAGCCCCGCATGGGGAGCTCCTCCTGAGAGATTGGCTGATGAGCTCGCCTTCTTCCCCCGACATCTTTGTCATCGG GTTCCAGGAAATCGTCCGCTTGAACGCCGGGAACGTGCTGGGGGCAGAGGACAGTGGCCCCGCTCTCAGGTGGCTGTCCCTCATTCGCCAGGCATTGAACTGCCACGAGCCGGGCCCGCCACCCGCCACCAGCACCGTGACCGCCGCCGGAATCCCCTCGCTGGTGGACCAGAAGCCCAGACTCAGCATCTCCGATCTCTTATGCTTGGAAGATGAAGACGACGAAGCCGACGCCGCGAGGAGCACGAATCCTTACTCCGGCGGGGAGTACCGTCTCGCGGCGAGCAAGCAGATGGTGGGCGTCTTCCTGTGCGTGTGGGTGCGAGCCAGCCTCGTGCAACATGTCGCCGACATTAAGGTCTCCTGTGTCGGGAGGGGCATCATGGGCTACATGGGAAACAAG GGATCGGTGTCGATCAGTATGACGGTCCAGCGGACGACGTTCTGCTTCGTCTGCACGCATTTGGCGTCCGGAGAGAGAGACGGCGACGAAGTCCGAAGGAACTCAGACGTTGCGGAGATCACGAAGAGGACCCGATTTACTGGATGCTCACCGGAGACGATTCTGGAGCACGA TAAGATCATATGGCTGGGAGATCTCAATTACCGGCTAGCTGCCACCTTCGGCGACACCCATGAACTGTTGCAGAAGAAAGACTGGCAATCGTTGCTGGGGAAGGATCAG CTCCGGATCGAACAGAGAGCCGGCCGTGCCTTCGCTGGTTGGGAGGAAGGGCAGATACGTTTCCCGCCGACGTACAAATACCTCGCCAATTCCGATGTTTATGCAGTCAAGCCCGGCAAACCTAGGCGAACTCCAGCTTG GTGCGACCGAATCCTGTGGCGAGGGAAGGGGATGAAGCAAATGTGGTACGTCAGAGGCGAGTCGCAGTTCTCCGACCACCGCCCTGTCTACTCCCTCTTCTCCGTGCAAGTAGACGACGAAGCAAGAAGCGGAGATGTTGGAACGACAGCCACTGTCACGGCAGCAAAGAGTTCCAGCAACAGCAgctcatcatcttcatcatggGGGAGGGTGCAGGCCGAAGAGCTGCTCCTCTTTACAGGAACACAAGGCCGTCGTCTGCAAGCCGTCAGATATTGA
- the LOC135614903 gene encoding zinc finger protein ZAT12-like, giving the protein MKRLVAEEEGGEMESIKNMARALMLRSHGDADVSSGSPPARVFECKTCSRQFPSFQALGGHRASHKKPKLAEDGRGHGEAAKPRVHECAICGLEFAIGQALGGHMRRHRAATDAFAQGSPERKAGEEKKRVIRIFGFELVDSTPSGGGGLLPLMDTITF; this is encoded by the coding sequence ATGAAGAGATTGGTTgctgaagaggaaggaggagaaatGGAGAGCATCAAAAACATGGCTCGCGCACTGATGCTTCGGTCTCACGGCGACGCCGACGTGTCGTCGGGGTCGCCGCCGGCCCGTGTCTTCGAGTGCAAGACGTGCAGCCGGCAGTTCCCGTCGTTCCAGGCGTTGGGAGGCCACCGGGCGAGCCACAAGAAGCCGAAGCTCGCCGAGGACGGCCGCGGCCATGGCGAGGCCGCCAAGCCGAGGGTGCACGAGTGCGCCATCTGCGGGCTCGAGTTCGCCATCGGCCAGGCCTTAGGAGGTCACATGCGGCGCCACCGAGCCGCCACGGACGCCTTCGCGCAGGGAAGTCCGGAGAGGAAGGCGggtgaggagaagaagagggtcaTAAGGATCTTTGGGTTCGAGCTTGTGGATTCGACTCCCAGTGGTGGTGGTGGATTGCTTCCATTGATGGATACCATCACCTTTTGA